Sequence from the Miscanthus floridulus cultivar M001 chromosome 16, ASM1932011v1, whole genome shotgun sequence genome:
TGCATTTAGCACCTGATGTTTCCTTCCATGTGGGATAACTGGTAGAGTTTGTCTGAAGTCACCACCAAGTACAACTGTTATGCCACGAAACTGTTTGTGCGCTAAATCATTGGTATTGGATGACATGACATCTGTAAGCGTGCGATCAAGGGCTTCGAAGCAATGTCTGTGGTGCACAGGTGCTTCGTCCCATATGATCAGTGATGTATGTTGTATTAGTTCACCCAGCTttgtatttttcttaattgaacACATGGAATGTTCATGGATGTCCAAAGGCATTCTGAAAAGCGAGTGGGGTGTTCGACCTCCTGGGAGTAGTAGAGCTGCTATGGCAGAAGATGCAACCGCCAAGGCTATTTTCCCTTTGCTTCTAATACCATTAAGCAAAGTATTCCAGAGAAAAGTTTTGCCGGTTCCCCCATATCCATAAACAAAGAAGGTATGGCCACAACCATTTAAGACTGAATGTTCTATGATGTTGTAAATATGTCTCTGGCCTGTGTTGAGTTGGCTGATCTGCTGAGCTAAGTCCAATCTTGTACCATCAGAAGCATAAGAAAGCTCTTCCATTATAAATCTGTTGGTAAGAACTGGGCAACAATCATGTTCTGGCTGTGGTAGTTGATAGCGATCTAGGCTATATCTAGCATCCTTGAGCAATTTATCTAATTCGTGCAGGACATAGGATCTGACCTGTTGCTTGATTAGAGCTACCGGGATTTCTGGAGCTAGATGGTTTGCACGATATGCTATATCTTCTCCCATTTTCTGTATATGGTCATCAAGTAATCTGACTGGGTTTGCAATTTCACAAAACAGCAGTAATGTGACGAACAATTGGCGCAGCTGATATGGAAGCGCCCAATGCGACACGTCGGCCATAGCATTGATACACTCCTGATCATCGCCAAGCAAGCCCAGTGCCTCACACGCAGCACGAAATGTTGGATGTCGATGGCCACCAATAGTACGAAGATCTGAGTAGTGTTGTGCTCCTTTGACGACATGAAACAACATACGGAGGTAAAATCTTTCGCCTTGATTAGGAGCTACATTAGCAATGCGTCCAACTTTGGCACGGTTATTGCGACAACAATCCCAGTATTTATGATCATCGTGCCATGTCCAGTATTCAGGGAACTCTACATAAGTGTGCTGTCGAGCCTTTGGATATTGCCAGTTGGCCTCGAACCATGCTGTTAGTTTTGTTATGACCTTTGATGGATCATGGATCACCTGGTCAAGATAGTCGTCTTCGGTATACGTCACACCATTTTCCAGCGAAAGGTGGACTGGCAGACGTTCGATAGATGGATTAGTGTAGTGTATATCGAACTGGAACAATCTCCATGCTGCATCATTGGGAGTTACTTATCTGCAATCCAAGTATTCCTTTATTTCATCAATTACCTGAGCTGTAGGATCCGAACCATCTTTTTTCTCTTGAGTGTGGCTTTAGCACAGTCAGGATCTTTATTAGTGTACTTAAATAAGAACTTTTCCATTCCATTACGGTTAACACTTTCAACATTTATGTGGCCCTGGTACTTAACTAATAGATCCACATTATGGGGCACCACAAACCTGTTATCAATCTTGACTCCTTTTTTTTCGGTagtagctcgatttggtagtctcatataccATCTCGAGTGTAGCTAAGACCGTTTAGGTTTTGTAGCAGCGGTTTAGTCGCGGTG
This genomic interval carries:
- the LOC136510996 gene encoding uncharacterized protein; protein product: MEWKSSYLSTLIKILTVLKPHSREKRWFGSYSSVHLSLENGVTYTEDDYLDQVIHDPSKVITKLTAWFEANWQYPKARQHTYVEFPEYWTWHDDHKYWDCCRNNRAKVGRIANVAPNQGERFYLRMLFHVVKGAQHYSDLRTIGGHRHPTFRAACEALGLLGDDQECINAMADVSHWALPYQLRQLFVTLLLFCEIANPVRLLDDHIQKMGEDIAYRANHLAPEIPVALIKQQVRSYVLHELDKLLKDARYSLDRYQLPQPEHDCCPVLTNRFIMEELSYASDGTRLDLAQQISQLNTGQRHIYNIIEHSVLNGCGHTFFVYGYGGTGKTFLWNTLLNGIRSKGKIALAVASSAIAALLLPGGRTPHSLFRMPLDIHEHSMCSIKKNTKLGELIQHTSLIIWDEAPVHHRHCFEALDRTLTDVMSSNTNDLAHKQFRGITVVLGGDFRQTLPVIPHGRKHQVLNASIT